The following nucleotide sequence is from Diospyros lotus cultivar Yz01 chromosome 3, ASM1463336v1, whole genome shotgun sequence.
CAACTTGAAAAACTCTCACCTTACGCTCACTCATCTTCAGGGTTTCTGTTCCACATGGCATGGACACATCACACTATCTATTTTGGCAAGCAACTCCAGTAGTCAATCCTACCAATCTTGCTTAACAGCTGCTTCATTCAGATCAATGGCTGTTTGGCAATCAAGCATCTTAATAATATCTTCTTCATCTAGAAAAGCTAACCAGCCTTTGCCAAGTGCAAGAAAGGATTCATTGCCAAATGTCTAGTGATATTAACATGCCAGAATTTGTAAAACATGAAtgcttaaaatttcaaattttctccACATAATTAGACAGGAGGAAAGGCATCTATGAGGTGGTTGAGATATATAAGATTTCACATAGACTTGCACCAATTTAACCAATTCAAAAATTATCATATGCATAACCAATGAGGAGCATAATAGAccaaccaaaaaataataaatgagaGAAGTAATCACTTACATATTGACTGATTAACACTATTGCAATGTCCTCTCTCGCTGTGAACTCTTTGAATGCATCCTCAATTTGTTTCATTGTTGTTtctgaaaattagaaaaaacaaaaacaagaatcaGGTGTCCTGTAAAAGTTGGTTCCAAGTCCATGGTATTGTCATGttcaaaatttattcttttcttctcaaCAGTTTAAAAAGACAAATTGGAtgtccatttttcttttccctctttAGCTTTTCAGTTCCATTCTAAAGGGACAACATTTTGGCTGCTGGGAAAAAACATCAGCAGCATAAGGACCAAAGTAATTGACATCTTTTAACGGTCTGAATAGGGTATGCTGACAAACCAGCTTCATTTTACACAGTTTTTTCCCCAATTTATTGGATTGTAAATTGCTAAGCTTAGCCATTTGTTTTGGTGCGATCACCAAGGAACAACCAGGAAATGTCAAAAGATCATGAGCCAGTCAATTATTCTTGGGATGTTTACTCTTTGTGGTGTTTAGACTCCCAAAACATCAAAAGAATGGGTAATTTTCAATTTAGAtgtggaagaaaataaaataaaatataatataaaattacaattgaAATATAATGGAGAAACTTCCCCAATCACTAATGGCTAATCACAGAGATCCTAGTTGTCAGCATGTAAGAGAATTCACAACATTCAGATCCAAAAAGCATACTTGAGTCCACAATAAGGTAATTTGTCTTCCTTCGCAAGTCCACATTGCCAACTCCAGCAAGTAGAAATCCAGTTACAGTGTCCTAAAAATCAGATTAGTTAAAGATCACATAAGCTACAAAAGAACAAAAGCAAATTAGCAGACATCTTAAACACTGATTACGAAAccataattaaataaagatcaataaaaaacataaaccaagccataTGATTAATGTTGCATCTAAAGTACATATTAGCCCCTATTGTAGACTCACAAACTACATGTACATAACATGTTACTTTGAAAGAGGtaaccaaaagaaaatgacgGTACCAGTACCCACTAAATTGATCAACTGAACTCTGCTTGAGCTCAACTCAACTCAAACAAACTTCATGCCCTACTGTTTTGAGTCGGCCAGATGGATTGTGcagaaatatttgagaagaaCTTgatttctttatcattttgatcagtataaatatatagagtACAATCTTGACTTAGGAAACCTACAAGCTAATTAGGAAACCTAAACTGAGAAGATACATCTATACTAATTAGGTAACTTACAGCTAAACAAAAAGATCTATTCTCTACACAAAAGGAAACACATTGACTTTACAGAATTTCCAGTATAAGGAAACTTAGAAATTAGTTAACACGCTAATTTAAACAGCTGAAAGAGGGCTAATTAATCAGCCACCCATAATCTCCACATAAACCCCACAGATTGACTGTCACCATTTTGCATTAATAAGAGCTTTagtttaaatcaaaatataccaTATCTTTACTGTATCAGCTCAAGCTAATTTCATTCTCGCTTCTACTTTTCCATTACACTTCAGACTCAATCAATTCTCCTAGGTGTGATGCCTAGGAGCTATTTTCTTCTCATCTTCCCTAATCTTCAGTTTCAGAAAATTATATTCATAACTTTGCGTGCAGACCTGCTTCAGCCCCCTGATATTCATCCTTTCAGCCTTCTTGGCATCACACCTAATAATATATCTAAACACTAGCCTTTTCAACAATTTTCTCTAGCCTTTTAATCCTAAATAAATAAGCCACTAAAATATACTCAGAATACCAGGTCTGTGCTACATCATCTTCTATACTGGGTGGTTCCACCATTAAAGTAAAGCAGTCACAAAGAGCTTGAGATTCTTACCTCATCGGCAATCATAGCAATGAGTGCAGAGTTTCTTGTTGGAATTTGAACTCTGTTGGCCATTCAAACAGATAATAAAGCTGCAGACGACAAGTATATGAGAATGACATATGTTTCTGTGAATCCTCCTCAGAAACACAAACTAAAAGCCAAACAGGCAAATTTGCCTCATTCAAGCATCCAATTAAAAGATGcaccataagaaaataaatctaGGTGTCACGAACCAGGAGGTGGGTCCATGACCAGTGTTGATCCCAATGCAAGATTGACCTTGGCTTGGCCCTTGAGATCAACAAGCCTCAGACTATACCGATTTAACAGTAAAACAGAGCATTCTTGTCACACTTAACTAATGCCCATGTATTATTTATGGTTAAATCCCTCCCCCCGGGGCAAAATCATttcagaaattttaaaattaacagtAAATGCATGTCTTATTCCCAATGACTAACAAAATGAAACTGTCTTACCTATTCAACATATGTCCTTGCgcagttaaaaagaaaaactgaaCTAAAACTGCTAAGCTAACACCTCTATGGAGCATAACTAAGTAAAAGCCACTAGACCATTGAAACTGGAGAACCGAACATACCTCTCAGCAACACCTTAGAACCTAAATAATGTTACATACAACATAGAGGTGTTAGAAACGCCAAGCCAAGGGGGTTAACATACCAAAAAATGGGACAGATTTAACGGCTGGATTTTCAcagatctgatttttaattttcggccaaaactAAAAAACACACTGGCAGTCGCCACCGGCCACGATGGCCGGTGGTTTCCAGCGATCAAAAGCAACTGcccgacacccttatccccatcgaccaacatacccaaaaaccaacaagatccaacggccgaacctccatagatctaagcttaagAATCCGGCCAAACCCAAACCGTGCGAATATACGTATATATCATGGATCTGTGCTGAAATAATTGctgataaaactaaaagacttacctccttgtagatcggggccGCTTTCACGGTGAAAATACGGTCGGATTCAAGATCAGACGGTTGGAATTTTACAAAACCAGCGATTTGCAGAAGTGCTCTtggaagagaatgagagagagagagacggaaaagaacaagaagaggGGAAGGAAAGGAGCTGGGAGCCCTAGTGGCTGTCTATTGGCACATGGGCTTGGCTCTCATTGGGCCTTCTCAAAAATAAGGCCCAAGAGTTGGGCCTTACAGAAacgacccaaaaaaaaaaatccaggcCACAAGCAACATGTGAAGGATGATAGCAGCAATGTGGATATAAGGAAATCATATTAGCATGTGAATGGCCACATATTCATATaaacctatttttttccttttgacagtcaATGAAGAAAAAAACTGATAATTCTTCATGCAACAGATGAACATGCACATattttaaattgtgccttaatTAAAAAACGTGTTAAATCAAAGAGcaatagaaaattagaattaaCTGGGTTAACTCTTGAAGTTAATAAGTAAATCAGGAATTTAAGGGTACTATTGACTTGACACATTATTGCTAAGTTGTTACTTTGCCCAACCTTGGATGACGAACGAAGGTGTATggcatttcttttcttttagtgTTATCATTCGTGCCCCGTCGAATCCGTTTCAAGGTtatcaagaagaagataaatcaagAATGTGCCTGAGtgatcaagatttttttttttttttaagctgcTTCCACTAACACTTATCAATGACTACTTCTAGAAGAATgcaaattttttacttttctcaAGAATCAATCTCACACTGACAGTCTCCAACATGATTTTATAATTCCCTACTTTATCACCCAGCTATAGCCCGAGGGCAAATGTATGACATTTCTTATTCTAATGGATGTCACGTTCTAGTCACCCAGCTATAGCCCGAGGGCAAATGTATGACATTTCTTATTCTAATGGATGTCACGTTCTAGTCAAAGGCTGacactttatttttcttttaaaaaataaaagaaataaattgattatttgaaaatattgaaatatgtAAAGAACAAACAtgcctatacatatatatatatatacatgtacgtacccatatatatgtgtgggaaTAATAAAGATAAAGGAAAAGTCCCCAATATAGTCAACTTAAACCGGGGCACTCATTAAAAGCATATGATGATAATCTTGATAACGGTCACCACGAAGGGCTAATAGGCATACATAAGACAATTGCACTTAGGCCTTGTTTGATAGTCATTTTTTTCCAAGAAAATGACATATTTTTCATCCAATTTTTTAGTTGTGCAGTATTTGatagttatttttttctaaggAACCCCTTTTCCCACTTTTGCTAACGTGATAggtttttctttaaatcaaatttCTTGGGGGAGTAGCTCTGATTTTCCAGACAATTGAAGCAGCATGTGAGAGAGTAGGGCCgaaatcaagagaaaagagAAGTTGTGCGCCTTGCtactttacatatatatatatatatcgcatATATATTTGCAGTGGATTTAACAGAcaatagaagaagaaggagtaagattattgatttcaaattctttgcAAACTTCTCTAGTCTtttcactttatattttttaatttcattaaatttacatttttcctttctattttgtAAGTACCATAAATTTTTACATCTGTTGATAAAATTGTAAAGCTGAGAGCTGGGAAACCAACCAAGAGTTTATATCTGTTCAAATATAAGAAATGTTTTAAGTCATCCTCCTCTTGAAGATTTTCTTATAGAGATGAGTATTACCAGCTTCATAACTATTTTCctcttaatttatataaatactcCCCATCTTTCAGCATAACTCATGCTTTTACTAACGCCCtgatcacttataaaaaaaggTAACCATGT
It contains:
- the LOC127796801 gene encoding V-type proton ATPase subunit F; the encoded protein is MANRVQIPTRNSALIAMIADEDTVTGFLLAGVGNVDLRRKTNYLIVDSKTTMKQIEDAFKEFTAREDIAIVLISQYVANMIRFLVDSYNKAIPAILEIPSKDHPYDPTHDSVLSRVKYLFSAESVASGRR